Genomic segment of bacterium:
TCGGCCATCCCGAGGGCTACACCGCCTCCGACATCATGGCCCGCTTCTGGCGGATGCGCGGCTTCAACGTGCTGCATCCGATGGGTTGGGACGCCTTTGGCCTGCCGGCCGAGAACTACGCGATCAAGACGGGCACGCACCCGCGGACGACCACGGACCGCAACATCGCCAACTTCCGGCGCCAGCTCAAGCTGTTCGGCTTCAGCTTCGACTGGGAGCGCGAGATCGACACCACGCAGCCCGCCTACTACAAGTGGACGCAGTGGATTTTCACGAAGCTCTACGAGCGCGGGCTGGCCTACGAGGCCGAGGTGGCGGTGAACTGGTGCCCCGCGCTCGGCACCGTGCTGGCAAACGAAGAGGTCATCGACGGCAAGAGCGAGATCGGCGGCCATCCGGTGATCCGCCGGCCGATGCGCCAGTGGATGCTGCGCATCACGGCCTACGCAGAGCGCCTGCTCGCCGACCTCGAGGGTCTGGACTGGCCGGAGAGCATCAAGGAGCTGCAGCGCAACTGGATCGGCCGCAGCGAGGGCGCCGAGGTGGACTTCGCGGTGGCGGACGCCGCGCCGCCCTTGACGCTGCGCGTCTTCACGACGCGGCCGGACACGCTCTTCGGCGCCACCTACATGGTGCTCGCGCCCGAGCATCCCCTGGTCGGCCCGCTGACGACCGCGGCCCAGCGCGCCGCCGTGACGGCCTACTGCGAGGCGGCCGCGCGCAAGAGCGAGCTCGATCGCGGCATGGCCAAGGAGAAGACCGGCGTCTTCACGGGCGCCCATGCGGTGAATCCGGCCAGCGGCCAGCGCATCCCGATCTGGGTGGCGGACTACGTGCTGATGGGCTACGGCACCGGCGCCATCATGGCCGTGCCCGGCCAGGACGAGCGCGACTGGGAGTTCGCCGAGACCTTCGACCTGCCGATCCTGCGCACGGTGCAGCCACCGGCGGGCTGGGCGGGCCAGGCCTACACGGGCGAAGGCCCGGCCGTGAACAGCGGCTTCCTCGATGGGCTGACGATCGGCCCGGCCAAGGCGAGGATGACGGCCTGGCTCGAGGCCGAGGGCAAGGGCAAGGCGACCGTGCAGTACAAGCTGCGCGACTGGCTCTTCAGCCGCCAGCGCTACTGGGGCGAGCCCTTCCCGCTGCTGCACCTGGAGGACGGCAGCCTGCGCGTGCTCGCCCCGGACGAGCTGCCCGTCTTGCTGCCCGAAGTGGAGTCCTACAAGCCCGCCGGCACGGGGGAGAGCCCGCTGGCGGCGATTCGCGAGTGGATCGAGACCGCCGATTTTCGCACGGGACGTCCCGCGCGGCGCGAGAGCAACACGATGCCGCAGTGGGCGGGCTCCTGCTGGTACTACCTGCGCTTCCTCGATCCACACAACGGCGCGGCGGCCTGGTCGCCCGAGGCCGAGCGCTACTGGATGCCGGTGGACCTCTACGTCGGCGGCGCCGAGCACGCCGTGCTGCACCTGCTCTATGCGCGCTTCTGGCACAAGGTGCTCTTCGACCTCGGCCTCGTCTCGACGACGGAGCCCTTCATGAGCCTGCGCAACCAGGGCATGATCCTCGGCGAGGACGGCGAGAAGATGAGCAAGAGCCGCGGCAACGTCGTCAACCCCGACGACGTGATCCGCGAGCACGGTGCCGATTCGCTGCGCCTCTTCCTGATGTTCCTCGGGCCTCTGGAGCGGGACAAGCCCTGGAACACGCAGGGCATCGAGGGCATCCACCGCTTCCTCTCGCGCGTCTGGCGGCTCTTCTTCGACGAGGAAGACCGCCTGCACTCTGCGCTCACGGACGCGCCGGCCGACGCGGAGACGCTGCGCCTGCTGCACCGCACGATCGCCGAGGTCACCACGATGACCGATGGCCTGCACTTCAACACCGCGATCAGCCAGATGATGATCTTCGTCAACGAGATGACGCCGCGCACGGAGCGCCCGCGCCCCGCGCTCGAGGCCTTCCTGCGCCTGCTCGCGCCCTACGCGCCGCACCTGGCGGAGGAGATCTGGGAGCGGCTCGGGCACGCGGAGCCGATCGCGCTCGCGCCCTGGCCGGAGCACGATCCGGCCTACCTCGGCGTGGCGACGGTGACGGTCGTCGTGCAGGTGAACGGCAAGGTGCGCGATCGCCACGAGCTGCCGGCCGACGCGAGCGAGGAGCAGGTGAAGGCGATTGCCTTCGCCAGCGCGCAGCTCGCGCCCTGGCTGGCGGGCAAGCAGATCGTGAAGGCCGTCTACGTGCCGGGCAAGCTGCTCAACGTGGTGGTGAAGTAGGCATTCGCCGGCGGCGGGGACACGATCGAGGAGTGGCTGGCCGACAAGGCCGCCTCGCGCGCGCGCCGCGAGCGGTGCGGAAGCTGGTCCTCAGCCGCTAGGCGGGGACTACTTCAGGCGCTCGCGGAACTTCGCGCGGAACTTCTCCAGCTTGGGCGCGATGACCAGCCGGCAGTAGCCCTGCTCGCCGTTCTCCGCGAAGTACTCCTGGTGATAGTCCTCGGCGGGATAGAACACGGTCAGCGGCTCGATCTGCGTCACCGCGGGCTGGCCCCACTCGCCCGACTCGTTCAGGGCCGCCAGTGCCGCCTCGGCCTGCCGTCGTTGTTCCTCGCTCATCGTGAGGATGATCGAGCGGTACTGCGTGCCGACGTCCTCGCCCTGCCGGTCCTTCGTCGTCGGATCGTGGATGGCGAAGAAGATCTCGAGCAAGTCCGCGTAGCTGATGACGGCCGGGTCGAAGGTGACCTGCACAACCTCGGCGTGGCCGGTCGTCCCCGTGCAGACGAGCTTGTAGTTCGGAGTAGCCACGCTACCGCCGGCGTAACCGGAGACGGCCGCCTGGACGCCTTGCACCTGCTCGAAAACGGCTTCCAGGCACCAGAAGCAGCCGCCGCCGAGGACGGCGGTCTCGGTCTTAGCGTTCATTGTATCGGCTCCTGTGCGGGGCGCCAGCGCCGTGAGGACGGCGAGGGCGAGAGTGAGGGGGCGGATCATAGCTCAGCTCCGGGGTTGGGGCCGGGCCGTCCTGGGGACCGGTCCAGTACTGATAAACAGCGGGGCGCGCCGCGTCAAGGGGCATCACGCCCAGGCCCGGCTAGCCGCGAAAGGCCGGCCTGAACTCCTCGGCGAGCACCGCATAGAGATAGTGATCGCGCGGCGCGCCGTGGTGCAGCATGAAGCTGCGCAGGCGGCCCTCGCGGCGCATGCCGAGCTTCTCCGCCACGCGGCGACTGGCGCGATTGACCACATCGCAGGTGAGGTAGAGGCGCCGCAGACCCAGCGGCCCGAAGCCGTACTCCGCGAGCAGTCCGGCGGCGTGCGTGGCGAGCCCGTCGCCGGCGCGATCGCTGCGGATCCAGTAGCCCAGTTCGCCGCTCTGGTTGCCGGGTCGCAGCATGAGGCCGACGCCGCCGATCAGCTCCTCGCTCTCCAGATCGAAGACGTTCAGGTGCAGGCCGCGGCCGCGGCGCGCCTCCTCGCGCGAGAACTCGAGGAACTCCCGCGCGGCGGCGACATCGTAGCTCGGCTGCGCCCAGGGCAGGTAGGGGGCGAGCGCGTCGAGGCTGAGGCGCACGGCGCGCGCGAGCTGCGGCGCCTCGCTCATGCGCGCGCGACGCAAGCAGAGCAGCTCGTCACGCAGTTGAACGTCCTTCATCCCACTTCCCCCTCACCCGCAGTCGGGAGCGGCGCCAGAGCCAGGCCGCAGAGCGCCCAGGTGAGCAGCGCGATCTCGGCGTCGCCGAAGTTCCACTCGAAGAGCCCGCCCAGCATGAAGCCTAGCCAGCAGGCCAGCGCGGCCAGGGTCCAGCCTGCGGCGCCCGGTGGTGCGCGCTCGGCGAGCCGGGCGAGCGTCCACCAGCGCTTCGCAAGCGCAACGGCGAGCGCGCCCAGGAAGCCCAGCGCGAGGACGAGCCCCGGCCAACCCCAGAGCACGGCGAACATCACCGGGTTGCTGTGCAGGTGCCCCTTGACCTCGACCGACTCGCCGGCGTGCCGGGCGCGGTAGATCGCCTGCAGGTCGAGATCGCCGACGCCGGTCAACGGGTACTCCGCGAGCAGGTCCCAGCCCGTGCGCCACATGATGACGCGCTGGACGTTGTTCGTATGCCGCGGATCGAATGAGGACAGCAGCCGCTCACGGAAGCCGGCGGGCGCGAAGAATCCCGCGGTGAGCAGTAGGCCCAGGAAGAACGGCGCGAAGCGGGGCCGCACGAGGACGAGGGCGAGCAGCGCGCCCGCCGCGAAGCCGAGCCAGGCGCTGCGCGTCTGCGTGAAGACGAGTGCGACCAGCGTGAGCGCGAAGGCCGGCCAGAGCCAGCGCCGCCGGCGCGGGCCGCCCGGCAGGAGCAGGAAGACGAAGAGCAGCAGCGCGGCAAGCATCATCAGGCCGCCGGCGGTCATGTAGCCCTGCGTGAGCTGGGCGCGCCCGGCCAGGCCGCGCGGCCCTTGCAGGTAGGCGATGATGCCGTAGGCTGCCACGCCCGCCGCACCCGCGCCGAGCGCCGCGAGCAGTCGCCCGCGGAGTACCGCGCGCGTGCCGGCCTCGGCGTAGAGCCAGAGCGCGGGCAGGAGCAGGAAGCGCTTGGCGTGGCGCAGGCTCTCGCCCGGGACCTGCGAGAAGGCGATGTCCAGGAGCGCCCAGCCGACGAAGGCGAGCGTGATCAGCGTTAGCCCGCGGCCCAGCTTGGCGGGCGCCCGCCCGCCTGCCCACTCCGCCAGACGCAGCAGCAGGGCGACGGCGAAGGCGAACTGCGAGATCGCGATCGAGAAGGGCATCGCGAAGGCGGCGAGCACGAGCGCCCACTCGCGCGCGGGACGCAAAGGCTCCCGCCAGCCGCCTTGCATCAGCCGCGGCTCCGCTCGCCCGTTTCCTGCGCGAGGCCGACGTGCCGCTCCACGAGCGCGCGGCTGCCGGCGGCGCCGAGCTGCCCGATCAGGAAGCCGAACTGCTCGCGCAGGGCCGCGCGCAGCGTGGCGCGCAGCGGCGCCGGCAGACCCCAGAGCTGCGCCTTGAAGGGGCCCCAGCTCTTCTTGCGCAGCTTGTAGACGAACTGCTCGTCGCTGTCGCCCGCGGCGCGCTCGTTGCCGTGCGCGCGGAGCAGATGGGCGTCGATCTCGGCGAGCAGCGCGGGCGGAAACTCGGGGTGCGCGTAGATCAGGTTCTGGAAGCCGGTCGCCAGATGGATCTCGCTGCAGCAGCTCGCTGGGAAGCGGTGGAAGAGGCTCTCGGGCAGGGTGCTCGCGCCGTGCTGCACCGCGCCGCTCAGGCCGTAGCCGCGACGCGCACGGCCGCCGATCGCCGCGAGGACGCCGAAGTCGAGCTTGACGGCCGCGATGCTGCCGTCGGCGAGCGGCACGCCGCCGTGACTCGTGCCTGTCTGCACGCTGATCTTGCTGAGGCCGAGCGCGCCGGGCGCGAGGCGCGCCAGCTCGCGCTGGTAGCCGGCCATGTAGGCTTCGAACGCCTCGACGGTGGAGTTGGCCGTGCCCACCTCGCCGATCTCGCCGCCCACGGAAACGCTGACGCCCGCCGGCTCCTCGCCGCGGATGAGGGTCGTCAGGCGCGCGGCGAGCTGGTAGTTGAGGCGCTGCTGGGCGTCGAGGTCGGGCTGGGCGAGGTCGACCAGGGTCGAGGTATCGACGTCGATGTTGTAGAAGCCGGCCGCGATCTCGGCGCGGATCAGGCTCTCCAGGCCGGCCAGCTCGGCCGCGGGGTCGGCGGTGTACTGTTTCGGCCGCACCTGCACGTGGTCGCCCTGGATGAAGACGGGCCCGCGGTAGCCGGTGGCCACGGCCGCGGCCAGGATCACCGCCGCGAACTCCGCCGGCGGCTGCGGCGTGTAGCCGATCTCCGTGCGCGCGATCTCGAAGATGAAGGCGCCGCAGTCGGCCGCGAGCGCGGCCTCGAAGAGCGCGCCCGCGACCTCGAAGCTGAGGCCGCGCACGTTGACGGCCGGCACGGTGAGCCGGTCCACGTCGCCGCGGCCCATCGCGGCGTAGAGGCCCTGGATCGAGGCCGGCCAGGCGCCGAGCGCGGCGGCCAGCGCGCGCAGGTCGCCGATGGCGGCCGCCTTCACGCGCGGATCCGGGTTCAGCGCGGCGTTCGTGGCAAGGCGCGCGGCGACCTGTTCGCGGCAGTAGGGCTCGCTGAGCACGACGAGCCGGTCCCGCTCATCGCAGGCGTAGCCTCGCGCGAGATCCGCGCGCAGGGCGCCGATGCTGTCGTAGAGCATGCGTCTCCTTGAACTGCGCGCGACACCCAGCCGGAGCGCCGCGCGCGTTCTGCAGTACCGCCTAGAGGCGCTCGACGAGAAGCGCCGCCGCCT
This window contains:
- a CDS encoding leucine--tRNA ligase, whose protein sequence is MPYDPIRIEPKWQRLWEERKTFRAALDPTRPKRYVLDMYPYPSGDGLHVGHPEGYTASDIMARFWRMRGFNVLHPMGWDAFGLPAENYAIKTGTHPRTTTDRNIANFRRQLKLFGFSFDWEREIDTTQPAYYKWTQWIFTKLYERGLAYEAEVAVNWCPALGTVLANEEVIDGKSEIGGHPVIRRPMRQWMLRITAYAERLLADLEGLDWPESIKELQRNWIGRSEGAEVDFAVADAAPPLTLRVFTTRPDTLFGATYMVLAPEHPLVGPLTTAAQRAAVTAYCEAAARKSELDRGMAKEKTGVFTGAHAVNPASGQRIPIWVADYVLMGYGTGAIMAVPGQDERDWEFAETFDLPILRTVQPPAGWAGQAYTGEGPAVNSGFLDGLTIGPAKARMTAWLEAEGKGKATVQYKLRDWLFSRQRYWGEPFPLLHLEDGSLRVLAPDELPVLLPEVESYKPAGTGESPLAAIREWIETADFRTGRPARRESNTMPQWAGSCWYYLRFLDPHNGAAAWSPEAERYWMPVDLYVGGAEHAVLHLLYARFWHKVLFDLGLVSTTEPFMSLRNQGMILGEDGEKMSKSRGNVVNPDDVIREHGADSLRLFLMFLGPLERDKPWNTQGIEGIHRFLSRVWRLFFDEEDRLHSALTDAPADAETLRLLHRTIAEVTTMTDGLHFNTAISQMMIFVNEMTPRTERPRPALEAFLRLLAPYAPHLAEEIWERLGHAEPIALAPWPEHDPAYLGVATVTVVVQVNGKVRDRHELPADASEEQVKAIAFASAQLAPWLAGKQIVKAVYVPGKLLNVVVK
- the msrA gene encoding peptide-methionine (S)-S-oxide reductase MsrA, coding for MNAKTETAVLGGGCFWCLEAVFEQVQGVQAAVSGYAGGSVATPNYKLVCTGTTGHAEVVQVTFDPAVISYADLLEIFFAIHDPTTKDRQGEDVGTQYRSIILTMSEEQRRQAEAALAALNESGEWGQPAVTQIEPLTVFYPAEDYHQEYFAENGEQGYCRLVIAPKLEKFRAKFRERLK
- a CDS encoding GNAT family N-acetyltransferase; protein product: MKDVQLRDELLCLRRARMSEAPQLARAVRLSLDALAPYLPWAQPSYDVAAAREFLEFSREEARRGRGLHLNVFDLESEELIGGVGLMLRPGNQSGELGYWIRSDRAGDGLATHAAGLLAEYGFGPLGLRRLYLTCDVVNRASRRVAEKLGMRREGRLRSFMLHHGAPRDHYLYAVLAEEFRPAFRG
- a CDS encoding O-antigen ligase family protein, which encodes MQGGWREPLRPAREWALVLAAFAMPFSIAISQFAFAVALLLRLAEWAGGRAPAKLGRGLTLITLAFVGWALLDIAFSQVPGESLRHAKRFLLLPALWLYAEAGTRAVLRGRLLAALGAGAAGVAAYGIIAYLQGPRGLAGRAQLTQGYMTAGGLMMLAALLLFVFLLLPGGPRRRRWLWPAFALTLVALVFTQTRSAWLGFAAGALLALVLVRPRFAPFFLGLLLTAGFFAPAGFRERLLSSFDPRHTNNVQRVIMWRTGWDLLAEYPLTGVGDLDLQAIYRARHAGESVEVKGHLHSNPVMFAVLWGWPGLVLALGFLGALAVALAKRWWTLARLAERAPPGAAGWTLAALACWLGFMLGGLFEWNFGDAEIALLTWALCGLALAPLPTAGEGEVG
- a CDS encoding aldolase; translation: MLYDSIGALRADLARGYACDERDRLVVLSEPYCREQVAARLATNAALNPDPRVKAAAIGDLRALAAALGAWPASIQGLYAAMGRGDVDRLTVPAVNVRGLSFEVAGALFEAALAADCGAFIFEIARTEIGYTPQPPAEFAAVILAAAVATGYRGPVFIQGDHVQVRPKQYTADPAAELAGLESLIRAEIAAGFYNIDVDTSTLVDLAQPDLDAQQRLNYQLAARLTTLIRGEEPAGVSVSVGGEIGEVGTANSTVEAFEAYMAGYQRELARLAPGALGLSKISVQTGTSHGGVPLADGSIAAVKLDFGVLAAIGGRARRGYGLSGAVQHGASTLPESLFHRFPASCCSEIHLATGFQNLIYAHPEFPPALLAEIDAHLLRAHGNERAAGDSDEQFVYKLRKKSWGPFKAQLWGLPAPLRATLRAALREQFGFLIGQLGAAGSRALVERHVGLAQETGERSRG